A window of the Drosophila simulans strain w501 chromosome 2L, Prin_Dsim_3.1, whole genome shotgun sequence genome harbors these coding sequences:
- the LOC27207236 gene encoding kunitz-type serine protease inhibitor homolog beta-bungarotoxin BF B2 chain codes for MKLSSIVFLIISILGCVSALKNPVCGVKYRGVGLCKMLITKIVYIPNENKCKTVHISGCSAEGTFFKSIKACEAKCKEC; via the exons atgaagcTTTCTTCTATTGTTTTCTTAATTATTTCCATACTTGGCTGTGTTTCAGCTTTAAAAAACC CTGTCTGCGGAGTTAAATATAGAGGAGTTGGCCTATGTAAAATGTTAATCACGAAAATAGTTTATATACccaatgaaaacaaatgcaagACGGTGCATATTAGTGGATGTTCGGCCGAAGGAACTTTCTTCAAAAGCATCAAGGCTTGTGAAGCTAAATGCAAGgaatgttaa
- the LOC27207631 gene encoding uncharacterized protein LOC27207631, protein MHLYKIICLISSILGCVSALKDPSCAIELFGQGACNTLITRIGYLPWENMCTSKNFVACDTDGTSFESIKECEDKCKE, encoded by the exons atgcatttatataaaattatttgcctAATTTCTTCCATACTTGGCTGTGTTTCAGCTTTAAAAGATC CGAGCTGTGCTATTGAGTTGTTTGGCCAAGGGGCTTGCAACACTTTGATTACTCGAATAGGATATTTACCCTGGGAAAACATGTGTACTTCAAAGAACTTTGTTGCATGCGATACCGATGGAACTTCCTTTGAGAGCATCAAAGAATGCGAAGATAAATGCAAAGAGTAG